A stretch of DNA from Hippoglossus stenolepis isolate QCI-W04-F060 chromosome 16, HSTE1.2, whole genome shotgun sequence:
TGAGCAATACGACAAAATAGTAAAGGCCCTGGTAGTCTGAGGGAAGGGACACTAGCAGGTTAATGATGTTGAGGACGTAGAAAGGCAACCAGCAGAAGACAAACACTGCAACAACAATCACAACCATGCGTGTCACTTTCCGCTCCGACTTTCTGCGCTTGACGGAGGTGGCGTGGACTTTTTTACCCGAGCTGCGTATCTTGAAAACAATGAGCAGGTAACAGATGCAGATGATaagaagaggacagaagaaTCCAACAGTGGAGGTATAGATGATGAAAGCCGCGCTCCAGATGTTAGTCGGTTGAGGCCAGGAGATGTTACAGGTGCCTCCTGCCTTCTGGATGTTGGCAAAGATGACCACAGGCAGAACAACGAGAAAGGACAACGCCCACACTGTGCCATTCACCAATTTCGCCACTCGAGGTCGCCGCCACTTTGAAGACACAATGGGGTGAACTACAGCAAGGTAGCGGTCGATGCTCATTACGGTCAGGCAGAAGATGCTGGTGAACTGGTTGATGGAGTCGACGGTCATGACCAGGCGGCACATGAAGAAGCCAAAGGGCCACGACTGCATGGTGTTCTGAACGGCCAGGAAAGGCAGGCTGAGCATGAAGAGCTCGTCAGCTATGGCTAAGTTCAGGATGTAGATGTTGGTGACAGACTCTATCTTTGAGTAATGCAGCACTATGTGAATCACTATAGTGTTTCCACCCAGGCCAATGATGCACACAATGATGTATATGACTGGGATGAGGACCCCTGCCACGCTGGGACCTGAGGAGACATCTGGGTCGGTGATGTTGGTACAGTTGGAGGAGTTGAAGTTGTACAGTGTCTGGTTCAGATCGCTGTCATTGAACATGAGCAAAAGCAGGGGGAGTCCAGGCGAGGGGCCGGCGAAGCTGTCGTTCCCCCACATCCCATCCGTCATCTCTAGCCCGAGAAGCGAGGCGTCACCCATGAATGTGCTCTTCCTCTTGCTCCGTCCTTCTGCCGTCTTAGCTCCCACCCATCTGTTCTgttggaagagaaaaaaacaacatttttctacatttattttaatctcagaggagaaagaaatcaATGGAGATGAGAAATACAGAGAACTGCGTGTTTGCACATTTCAGCTTTGAAATCCATCAGCAGACATGCTGACAGTTTTCTGGTCtaacatttaaattgttattgtcacattttaaaaagttgctCCACAGATTTTGCTCATTTGATCTTATTCAAGAAAGATTCTGGTCAGTAACAAATTACAGTCAAATGTCACAATATCACAAGAAATTGACTTTTAAACACGTAGATTTTCTAAATATTATTTGTTTCCCTTAATACACATAAATCACGGGAGAATAAAAACTACCACTGTTAAAAAAAGTGGTCaaatcataaatatatttaaaagaataacAATTTTTCCTCTGACACCTGCTTTGTAAAACACGTAGCACATAGTTTATCAGAGCATCACaactctgttttattttttactattgtaccacacacacacacacacacacacacacacacacacacacatttcttgacataatgcatttcctAGACGCTTAACTAAATGCCCAACCCTTACCATAACCGAAACCTAAACCTAACTAAGACCAAGTTTAAACTTTCCGCCTTTTGGAGATGTTAGAAAATAAGGAATGGCCAAACTGTTGTGCCTTTGTAAGATCTAACCATCAAACTGTTCCTCACATagatagaagtacaagtacacaaacaGTATCTAAAAAtctgttgaatgcactaattgtaagtcgctttgtaTAAAAGCGTCCGctaaatgacatttaataatgtaatgtaataaaaacactacattaaatgaaaattcaccACTTTGCCAATGTAGCGGTGGATGAAATgattgagtccacaaaacactttgggagtttcaggggtaagattttttggtgaactattcCCTAACATTTGAAGATTTCCTCTTTAGTGGTGGTTGTATATACTTCTTTATGCTGTATAATATATCTGTCAATAAATCCTTCATGAAGGTTATATTGTTGTTCAGTTAAAGTTTCTTTTTacatataatattattttaaatatagacTTTCAGCTGtcaatatgtattttattttattgagagtgcaacaacaacaaagtaaagCAGTCTGCCTGTCCCCTCCAAATAACTCCAAAAGACACTAGAAAAAGGTTTTTGATCAATCAAATAAactgtttctattttttctaAATGAGTTCATGATTTATTcttgtacatttaaaatgtggcaCTGGTGGCAAAGTAGTGGCATTAATGTTCTAATACTACTCATGAGGGTAATGATATTTGAATGAGAAGAAACGTGCAGTTTATCTATTTGtaatcaacattttgttttaatgaaaaggaaataatCTATAAAGTCAGACTTGTATTGAGAGTCATGAGAACCCATAGCCCCCTTAAAACAATGTAATGTGAATAATGTAAGGTGACAACAGGtttacaatgaaaaaaacacatgatgtgGCAAAGATAACACTGAGAGGTCGAGGGACAAAAAGGACAACACAGGATAGAGATAGGATGGAGGTGGACATGAGATGATGAGTCAGACAGGAAACAGTTAAAGCTGGTGTGAGGATGGATGTTTGCACATACAATGATTTGACCACAGCAGCTGATACGGCAGACAaattaaacagtgtgtgttccCACACATGGGCGACACTGATGCCCAGCAGCACTTTGGTTAACATGAACcaggaacacacagggacaaGCCGTGACTGTGGGGGCAAGACTGTGTTTGCGGTTGGAGACGCACGTTTAGTAAACATCTGCACTGACCGTAACAGCTGGTACACTTACTCACACATTCACCGTCACGTTTCTTTTGATGTAATGAATCcctttttgttcagttttaataATCATGCTGGCGCGGTGGTGACAGGGTTGGCATTGACCACTTTGATCCAGAGTGAAATATCTCTACTGGAATTGTTTTGAGTCGCTTAGACTTTTCCAAAtggtaaaatgtcaaatgtaaagaaatatacTATATAGGCCCAATGAATCAATTGGAACATTATTGGTCCAGTGTtgatactgtatatactgtatgtacagaATATACTctttatatacatgtacaaAAAGATGATGGTGAATTTATAGTTAGTTGTGGGTTATGTTGATCttaaacataataatattaaaagtCTTTCTTCCTGCTAGTTAGCTTATACTTTAGCTTAGCAGAGAGTGTGGGAACAGGGGTAAGCTAAACTACATTTGAAGGCAACAGAAGTTGCCAACTAGCATCTCCAAAGCTCACTGCTtatgttatttatcatttgtgtcaaaaagtgtaaatgtaaaatttgGTATAATTTTTATTTAGGGGTGTTTTGTGGGGCTATTTCATAGTTAAGCTGAGTTCCCTGTAGTGGCCCTGTTGTAAAAAAatggatgagaaaaaaaaaagaagaaaaacagaacaacaaaatTCAAAAGGTAACAGAAACGTTGAGTTGTCTTTTCTGTCTAGTAAAATGTAGTTTTGGTTGTTCCTATTGGTTTATTTCCCATAATTCCAAGAACGGTTTCCTTTGCATTTTTGACACAGATGGTGTCACTCCCATGAACATTTCCAGTAGCACACATGAAAAAAATCGAAAaatattcattcaaatattcaatattcatttCACTCTTACTTAACAACACAGCATTACTATTCAGTATTAAATCttgtattaaaaatatgatGAACACTATTTCAAAAGAGTCATGTCAGAAAAATACTGACCATTGCCTCCTTTCAAATGGGAATTGACAAAATGACTGATGCTGCTGTGAGAAAATCCGCTGTGGGAACAGCACAGATGTGCCCTGATCAAGCTCACTGATAGAGCTCATCAAACAAATTGAATGAAAGGTTATTGTCAGCTGAATGGTGACAGCTGCACAGTCTAtcgaaaaataaaacattcagtcTCTCTGCCCTCCTGAGTTCAATTTAAAAGACACATGAGGGAGAAAAAATGACCTgaaacagcaaaacaagaacaaacaacaaataaagtgtgttctttttttcttattaagaGAAGACCTGAGTAATTTCTATGATTTCAGCCCATTGTCACATTCATCATTTTTCAATATCTTACTTACTTCATGATCACGGACAATTTGCGTAGCATTTGACAATTACCAGCACGaagggaaacaaagagagaaaagccgGGGATCTTAGTCGTAAATCAAACAGAACCAAATAAACAACAGGAAGGCTTTTGCAAAGAAAGGTTTTTCTAATCTCCTCAAGTCACAGTGTGGCTAAGAGGAGCAAAAGaaactctcctctcctcgtccttGGTGAAGAAATACgaaacaattataataaaacGATAAAATAACATCACCAGCAGCTCCAGTTGAGCATGAGGGTGCTGCTTCACGAAATACTCATTAGTAACCAGGATTTGAACCCTATAAAACATCTTCCTGGTACATTGAACCAATATTGTCCTTTAATTAAATATCAGTTATTGACCGGATGACAGAGACGTTTCATCACAGCTACAATCTATGTAACTAACATGTAATAATGTTTGTGAGCTTCCTTTGCATTTATTCATagttaaaatacaattttcttctccatctccatcatTAGGTGCCTCAGATTAACTATTTGACTATCATCATCCATGTTATGAAGATAAATCTGTTTAATATCACTGAACTGTTGCGGTTTCAAACtgtctgaaaagaaaatgtcagtcTGCCATTATAAGAGAATGTATTTAATCCATctatttcaaaaacaaaaacagcagaaagatTTTATTGTTGTCAGGGAAAGAACAAAAGATAGTAGTGCCTCCAACCAGTTagaactagaattactgcccttcaccaaccagtgcagtttcagtctacatttGCAGTCTACactttttccagactcatatgaggtcatcatgacctttgacaactgaTATCTAACCAATTAATCTTTAaatccaagtgacaactgaaacattttaggaaaaaaaatccccaaagaGATCTCATGTTCAAGAGGTACTTGAACATGTACTGTGTGGCCACTGGCACCTTGACCTGTGACCACCCTAATGCATTCATCTTTGGCCCTGTCTCTAATGGGACAACACTACCCCTTCACAACTACACGCAAAACAAAAGGGTAGGACCAAGTGGTCGGGGTAAGGGGTGAATAATAAAAAGTCCTGTTCCTGAGAgattgtgttcacaaggcaaagaaTGTATCTTGTGAGTTCACACcaaccttgacctttgagcaccaaaatccaatcagttcatccataagtcaaactgaacatttttaccaaatttgaagacattccctcaaggtgttgaGGGAatgacttgagatatcatgttcacaaaaatgggaa
This window harbors:
- the sstr3 gene encoding somatostatin receptor type 5, whose protein sequence is MGDASLLGLEMTDGMWGNDSFAGPSPGLPLLLLMFNDSDLNQTLYNFNSSNCTNITDPDVSSGPSVAGVLIPVIYIIVCIIGLGGNTIVIHIVLHYSKIESVTNIYILNLAIADELFMLSLPFLAVQNTMQSWPFGFFMCRLVMTVDSINQFTSIFCLTVMSIDRYLAVVHPIVSSKWRRPRVAKLVNGTVWALSFLVVLPVVIFANIQKAGGTCNISWPQPTNIWSAAFIIYTSTVGFFCPLLIICICYLLIVFKIRSSGKKVHATSVKRRKSERKVTRMVVIVVAVFVFCWLPFYVLNIINLLVSLPSDYQGLYYFVVLLSYANSCANPIVYGFLSDNFKRGFRKALCRSTRKVENHEPMERQQQQEEGRRALMPRESLRRAIGDEEEDDEEDVSEMTEIYRIGQNGNSSFQPQSSRPLLSETTPGATELPSPDKKDKAGDAKGKDPVNGSTLAAPSLLNGAKNGNIKFLPEENLEQSTSLEISYL